A genomic stretch from Carassius auratus strain Wakin unplaced genomic scaffold, ASM336829v1 scaf_tig00215416, whole genome shotgun sequence includes:
- the LOC113094712 gene encoding lamina-associated polypeptide 2, isoforms beta/delta/epsilon/gamma-like has product MFPDTARTPTGIYATKRLPIKGAAGRAVQFKCPEISLLSPTTMERQEIQQCLVPLWVQIVVFLLVVCMLYLIYSSMEEQLSNPFTVLLHGLHEAALISTSQD; this is encoded by the exons ATGTTTCCTGACACTGCCAGAACCCCCACTGGAATCTA TGCTACAAAGAGACTGCCTATAAAGGGAGCTGCGGGCCGCGCTGTGCAATTTAAATGCCCTGAAATATCACTACTGAGTCCCACCACAATGGAGAGGCAGGAGATTCAGCAGTGTCTGGTGCCTTTGTGGGTTCAGATCGTAGTCTTCCTCCTGGTGGTCTGCATGCTGTACCTAATCTACTCCTCCATGGAGGAGCAGCTGTCCAATCCTTTCACTGTTCTGCTCCACGGTCTGCATGAAGCTGCTCTCATATCCACCTCACAGGACTAA